The following DNA comes from Pseudodesulfovibrio alkaliphilus.
TGCGTTTCATGATCGACTCCTCGGGTCGGTGATTATCCCTCCCCTTACACGGATCAACCCCCGCTTTCAATAACCGCGAAGGCCGAGTGATTGTGGATGGACTCGAAGCTCTCCACCTCCACGCGGTACCAGCGGATCTGGGGATGTTCCTCCAGTCCCTGGGCTGCGGCGCGGACCACGTCCTCCACAAAGGCGGGGTTGGCGAAGGCGTGTTCAGTGACAAACTTTTCGTCCTCGCGCTTGAGCAGCGAGTAAACCGGGCACGACCCGGCCCGCTCACCGATTTCGATGATGTCCTCAAGCCAGAGGAAGCCCTTGAACCGGGTCTGAATGCGTACCTCGGCCCGTTGGGAGTGGGCACCCTCGTCCGAGATGGCCTTGGAGCAGGGGCATACGGTCATGACCGGTACGTCCGCGCCCAGAGTGAAGGTCAGGGTGTCGTCGCGGTATTCGCCGTCCACCCGGCAGGTGTAGTCCATGAGGCAGTCGGCCCCGCTCACGGGCGACTTGCGCCGCAGGAAGTACGGGAACACGAAGCGCACATGGGCGCTGCGGGCCTGGAGCCGCCCCACGATGTCGTCGAGCAGGGTCAGGAAGGTGTTGTAGTCCAGCTCGCCGGACCAATGCTCCAGGGCCTCCACGAACCGGCTCATGTGCGTCCCCTTGAACTCGGCAGGCAGGTCCACGGACAGGGAGACCTGGGCCACGGTGTGTTGGATGCCCGACTCGCGGTCGCGGACGATGATGGGCAGCCGAAGCCCCTTGACGCCCACCCGGTCGATGGGCATGGCGATGTCCGCCACATGCTTTTGTACGTCTTCCATGTCTCTTTCTTCCGTTATCTCCGGGCACGGGGACACGACGGACGTGACCACGCCGGAAGAGGGTGAAGCCGTGCCGCCGAAGCGTTGTCGGCGGGCCGGGCTAAATGAGGTCCTTGCCCGTGGTGGTCAGGGCAAGATTGCCGTGTTTGACGCCTTTGGTTGAGATGAGTTGCTGCCCCAGAGTCTTGATGGCGTCGGCGTCGCCTTTGAGAATGATCACCTCAAGGCAGTTGTGGTGGTCCAGATGGACATGCAGGGACGACTGGATGACCTGATGGTGATCGTGCTGGATCTCTGTCAGCTTCTGCGAGAGGCCCGACTTGTGGTGGTCGTAGACCAGGGTGAGGGTTCCGGCAAGATCCCCTTCGGCCTGCTCCCATTCGCGTTGGACCAGAGTGTTGCGAATCAGGTCGCGGATGGCCTCGGAGCGGGTCTGATAGCTGCGCTCCTCGCAGTGCTGGTCGAATTTTTCCAGCAGTTCAGAATCCAGAGACACGCCGAAACGAATGGTCTTGCCCATGCTTCCCTCCGATCAGGTTGCGTTCAGGGTATGGTCATTTCCCACAAATTTACCGTGGCGTTCTGGCCGCACAGGACCACTTTCTCCACCGTCAGCAGTTCGGCCGAAAAACCATGACGCCGCACCATCTCCCACACCGGCCTGGACACGCTGCGCACCGGCTCGCCGATCCATATCCTGCCGCCTGGGGCCAGGGCTTGGCGAAACAGACGGATGATCGGCTCAAAGAACCGCTTTTCGTAGAGCACATCGCCGCCCCATATAAAGTCGAAGCCGTTGACGCGCACGGCAGGCTCGCGCCAGTCCATAAGCGTCCACAACGGCTGGGGAACACTGTTCAGGGCCGCGTTGCCACGGGCGAATCGCACGGCGGGCCACTCGTAGTCAAAGGCCACCACCCGCGCTCCGGCATGGCTGGCAAGGATGCCGGTCAGTCCCAGACCGCAACCCATATCCAGGCAGGGCCTGCCGCGCAGCGTATCCGCGTTGCGCAGAATATGCCGCCCCAGCAGTACGCTGGCGGGCCAGACCTCGGCCCAGTAAGGCAGCCGCTCGTCCTCGCCCATGTCGCCCTCGCCCATCCGATCCCACAGCGCCTCCATGTCGGCCTCGCGCTCGAGAACCCACACCCTGCCGCCAACCTCCACGGACACACGCGAAGGACAGTCTGGCTGGTTTCCCATGTTGGACGCGGCTTCACGGCCGTCGACAGTAGAATCGCCAATCATACGCATGAAGGAGGGTACATGCGCAACGTGCCATGGTCAACGGTGTTCGTATCACTTTATACCACACCATGAGACATCCTCTGGCAAGTGGATGGGTGTCATATTTTTGGCGACCGACACACAAAATTCGGAAAATGGACATACGGGCAGAAAAAGCGTCATATTTTTTACTATTTCCAACGGCATTGGAGCGTGGTACGTTTACAGGATAGCTTTTGTCGATCAGCTTTCTTCCGACATATTATTTTTAAGGAGATGAACCACCATGATTCCCGACAATCTTCTCTACGCCAAATCCCATGAATGGTGCCGCATCGAGGGCGATGTGGCCACGGTGGGCATCACCCACTTCGCCCAGGAGCAACTGGGCGATTTGACCTTCGTGGAACTGCCCGGAGTGGGTGACACCTTCGAGGCCGGAGCCGAGATGGGCTCGGTCGAGTCTGTCAAGGCGGCCAGCGAGATATACGCCCCGGTGGCGGGCGAAGTCATCGAGATAAACGAGTCGCTGGAAGACGCCCCGGAAAAGGTCAACGAGGCTCCCTACGGCGACGGCTGGCTGCTCAAGTTCCGCATCGCGGCCGCTCCCGAGGGGTTGCTCGATGCCAGGGGCTACGCCGCCGTGGTCGAGTCCGAGAGCCACTAGCGCCACATTTTCGGCCGGAGCGCACCTGCTCCGGCCGCTTTGATTTTCACCACCACCCAGCAGGTATAGCCCATGCCCTATGTTCCCCATACCGAAGATGAAGTCAGGGAAATGCTCGCCGCCATCGGAGTCGCCTCCATCGGCGACCTCTTTGCCGAGATCTCGGCCGAGATGCGCCCGGCCAGCTTCGACATCCCCGAAGGATTGAGCGAGATGGAAGTCCTGGCCAGGCTGGAAGCCCTGGCTGGCAAAAACGCCATTGACCGCACCAGCTTCCTCGGGGCCGGATTCTACGACCATTACATCCCGGCCGCGGTGGACGCACTGACCATGCGCGGCGAATTCTACACCGCCTACACGCCTTACCAGCCCGAGGCATCCCAGGGAACGCTCCAGGCCATCTTCGAATACCAGACCGCCGTAACCCGGCTGCTGGGCATGGAATGCGCCAACGCCTCGGTCTACGACGGAGGAACCGCGCTCTACGAGGCGCTGATGATGGCGGTACGCAAAACCAGGCGGCGCAAGATCATCGTCTCCGAGGGGCTCAACCCCATCTACCGGGTCATGCTCGGCTCCTATACCTCGAACCTGGACCTTGAGCTTGTCACCGTTCCCCATCTTGACGGCCAGACCGACCTGGCCGGACTTACGGCGGCCCTGGACGATGACACCGCCGCCGTGCTCGTCCAGAATCCGAATTTCTTCGGGGCCATCAACGACTTCACCGACCTCTTTGCCGCTGCCAGGGCCAGAGGGGCCGTGGCCGTCATCTCGGCCTACCCCGTGCTCCAGGCCCTGCTCAAGACACCGGGCGAAATGGGCGCGGCCGTGGCCGTGGCCGAGGGCCAGTCCCTGGGGCTGCCCCTGTCCTTCGGCGGCCCCTACCTTGGCATCATGACCTGCACCAAGGAGATGATCCGCCAGATGCCCGGCCGTATCGTGGGCCGCACCGTGGACGACGAAGGCCGCACCGGCTACGTGCTGACACTGCAAGCCCGCGAGCAGCACATCCGCCGCCAGAAGGCCACCTCAAACATCTGCTCCAACCAGTCCCTGTGCGCCCTGCGGGCCTTGGTACACATGTGCGCCCTCGGCGAACTGGGGCTTAAACGCGCTGCCCGACTCTCGGTGGAACGCGCCCACCTCTGCGCTGAACGGCTCACGGCCATCCCCGGCGTGTCCATGCTCACCAAGGGCCCCTTTGGCAACGAATTCGCCGTGAACCTGCCGGTCAACGCCTTTACGGTCATCGCCCGGTTGACTGAACGGGGCTTTGTACCCGGATTTCCGCTGGGCAGGTATTACGAAGGACTGGAAAACGGCCTACTCGTGGCCTGCACCGAAAAGACCAGCGAGGAGCAGATCGGCATCTTCGCCGAAATGCTCCGGGGGGTGCTCAGATGAAGACAATATTCGACACATCCGTGGCCGGCCGAGAAGGATGCTGGCCCTGCGAAGGCAAGTCCGAGGAGGCGTTCATCCCGTCCGACCTTCTGCGCCGGGGCGACATAGGGCTGCCCTCGGCCTCGGAGCTTGACGTGGTACGCCACTTCACCCGGCTCTCCCAACGCAATTTCGGGGTGGACGGCAACTTCTACCCGCTCGGCTCGTGCACCATGAAATACAACCCCAAGTTCACCGAGGTGGCGGCCGCCCTGCCCGGCTTCACCCGGCTGCACCCGGTGCTGCCCCAGCTCCAGGGCGCGGGCGGCCAATGCCAGGGAGCCCTTGAGGTCATGCACGAAACCGAGCGGCTGCTCTGCGAGATCACGGGCATGCACGCCTTCACCCTGCACCCCATGGCCGGGGCCCACGGCGAACTGACCGGCGTCATGCTCATGGCCGCCTATCACAAGGACAAGGGCAACAGGAAAACCAAGATCATCGTACCCGACTCGGCCCACGGCACCAACCCGGCCTCTGCGGCCATCGCGGGCTACACCGTGGTTTCGGTGGAGTCTGTGGACGGCATTGTGGACCCGGCCGCCCTGGCCGCGGTGCTGGATGACGAGGTGGCGGGCATGATGATGACCTGCCCCAACACGCTGGGCCTGTTCGAGAAGAACCTGCCCGAGATCGTCCGCCTGCTGCGAGAGGTGGACGCCC
Coding sequences within:
- the folE2 gene encoding GTP cyclohydrolase FolE2 → MEDVQKHVADIAMPIDRVGVKGLRLPIIVRDRESGIQHTVAQVSLSVDLPAEFKGTHMSRFVEALEHWSGELDYNTFLTLLDDIVGRLQARSAHVRFVFPYFLRRKSPVSGADCLMDYTCRVDGEYRDDTLTFTLGADVPVMTVCPCSKAISDEGAHSQRAEVRIQTRFKGFLWLEDIIEIGERAGSCPVYSLLKREDEKFVTEHAFANPAFVEDVVRAAAQGLEEHPQIRWYRVEVESFESIHNHSAFAVIESGG
- the nikR gene encoding nickel-responsive transcriptional regulator NikR encodes the protein MGKTIRFGVSLDSELLEKFDQHCEERSYQTRSEAIRDLIRNTLVQREWEQAEGDLAGTLTLVYDHHKSGLSQKLTEIQHDHHQVIQSSLHVHLDHHNCLEVIILKGDADAIKTLGQQLISTKGVKHGNLALTTTGKDLI
- a CDS encoding class I SAM-dependent methyltransferase codes for the protein MGNQPDCPSRVSVEVGGRVWVLEREADMEALWDRMGEGDMGEDERLPYWAEVWPASVLLGRHILRNADTLRGRPCLDMGCGLGLTGILASHAGARVVAFDYEWPAVRFARGNAALNSVPQPLWTLMDWREPAVRVNGFDFIWGGDVLYEKRFFEPIIRLFRQALAPGGRIWIGEPVRSVSRPVWEMVRRHGFSAELLTVEKVVLCGQNATVNLWEMTIP
- the gcvH gene encoding glycine cleavage system protein GcvH; protein product: MIPDNLLYAKSHEWCRIEGDVATVGITHFAQEQLGDLTFVELPGVGDTFEAGAEMGSVESVKAASEIYAPVAGEVIEINESLEDAPEKVNEAPYGDGWLLKFRIAAAPEGLLDARGYAAVVESESH
- the gcvPA gene encoding aminomethyl-transferring glycine dehydrogenase subunit GcvPA; translation: MPYVPHTEDEVREMLAAIGVASIGDLFAEISAEMRPASFDIPEGLSEMEVLARLEALAGKNAIDRTSFLGAGFYDHYIPAAVDALTMRGEFYTAYTPYQPEASQGTLQAIFEYQTAVTRLLGMECANASVYDGGTALYEALMMAVRKTRRRKIIVSEGLNPIYRVMLGSYTSNLDLELVTVPHLDGQTDLAGLTAALDDDTAAVLVQNPNFFGAINDFTDLFAAARARGAVAVISAYPVLQALLKTPGEMGAAVAVAEGQSLGLPLSFGGPYLGIMTCTKEMIRQMPGRIVGRTVDDEGRTGYVLTLQAREQHIRRQKATSNICSNQSLCALRALVHMCALGELGLKRAARLSVERAHLCAERLTAIPGVSMLTKGPFGNEFAVNLPVNAFTVIARLTERGFVPGFPLGRYYEGLENGLLVACTEKTSEEQIGIFAEMLRGVLR